From Paenibacillus graminis, a single genomic window includes:
- a CDS encoding carbohydrate ABC transporter permease — protein sequence MNQKRTNPIIVVVLTLFSLACLIPFWLVFMISVADENWVTAHGYSFWPGKFSLVAYQYLIEDAEKILRAYGVSALVTVIGVVVSLFVTSAMAYALSRKEFPLRGALSFYILITMLFSGGLLPWYLVYTRFLHVQDTLLALIIPGLIGGFNVIIMRTFFTNSIPPSLIDSSQIDGAGEFRTYFSIILPLSLPVMATIGLFTTVSYWNDWFTSLVFIQNEKLFSLQYLLTKTLMNASFLQTIANKAYSSTAQVTTPLESIRMAMAMIAIGPLVLVFPFLQKYFVRGLTVGAVKG from the coding sequence ATGAACCAAAAGAGAACCAACCCCATCATCGTCGTTGTTTTGACCTTGTTCAGCTTGGCGTGCCTGATCCCGTTCTGGCTCGTGTTCATGATATCGGTGGCCGACGAAAATTGGGTAACCGCCCACGGGTACAGCTTTTGGCCCGGCAAATTCAGCCTTGTCGCTTACCAGTATTTAATTGAAGATGCCGAAAAAATATTGCGGGCTTACGGCGTATCTGCTTTGGTTACAGTGATTGGTGTGGTCGTCAGTTTGTTCGTGACTTCCGCAATGGCCTACGCCTTGTCACGGAAAGAGTTTCCGCTCAGAGGGGCTCTTAGCTTCTACATCTTGATCACCATGCTGTTTTCGGGAGGTTTGCTGCCCTGGTATCTTGTATACACCCGCTTTTTACATGTTCAGGATACTTTGCTGGCGTTAATCATTCCGGGTCTGATCGGCGGCTTCAATGTCATTATCATGCGGACTTTCTTTACGAACAGCATCCCGCCTTCCCTGATTGATTCTTCTCAGATCGATGGTGCAGGTGAATTCCGGACATACTTCAGCATTATTTTGCCGCTGTCACTTCCTGTCATGGCCACAATTGGGCTCTTCACCACCGTATCCTACTGGAATGACTGGTTTACAAGCCTGGTCTTCATCCAGAATGAGAAGCTATTCTCTCTGCAGTATTTGTTGACCAAAACCTTGATGAACGCTTCGTTCCTGCAGACGATAGCCAATAAGGCTTATAGTTCGACCGCACAGGTTACGACGCCGCTGGAATCTATCCGAATGGCGATGGCAATGATTGCAATCGGTCCGCTGGTGCTGGTGTTCCCTTTCCTGCAGAAGTATTTTGTAAGGGGTCTTACCGTAGGCGCTGTGAAAGGCTGA
- a CDS encoding glycoside hydrolase family 66 protein codes for MENSMLTYIDMYPDQAQYTSGQSGNIVIELETREDKILELVVGFYKLEQQVAEETLRISTKNGLRQIVHIPLFAEDTQWAGYGVKATLFCDKIAVSTAYTSYDIADHWSRAPRYGFLSDFRTEESGDFRDVESMNKFHLNVIQFYDWMYRHDDLVPKQDEFIDPMGRTMSYKVVREKVSAVHDKGMAAMAYGAVYASLKDFLQTRPEWGLYNRRGEPFQLIDLFYIMDITPDSPWTDHIVEQFRQAVIAGFDGIHMDQYGFPKKAIRRVGGREEMLDLAECYPALIDRASSAVKEIKAGAGVIFNNVGNYPISKTASSDQEALYIEVWPPVVRLRELKGLIDNARSLDPDKPIILSAYLPSFYPKAGNDKEWAENGALLTIASIFASGGYHLLLGENNGLLTMPYYPDYAVMRTEFAVEVRRYYDFIVRFGTLIHNAQLEDVSYTYTAGVNTEITFEGSVPFAPNGDIDSVWTIIKRMPGYQILQLINLVGLEDDYWEHGKKQRPEPQTGVVCNLLIEQPIECIYTASPDDGNQEVCFLDYEVVPHGQGLAARFTLPSLRVWTMVVVKFSEV; via the coding sequence ATGGAAAATTCAATGCTGACCTATATAGATATGTATCCCGATCAAGCCCAGTACACATCCGGCCAATCAGGCAATATTGTAATCGAACTGGAGACCCGGGAGGATAAGATTCTGGAACTGGTTGTCGGGTTTTACAAGTTAGAACAGCAAGTTGCCGAAGAAACATTAAGAATCAGCACGAAAAATGGATTGAGACAAATTGTGCACATTCCCCTGTTTGCTGAAGATACACAGTGGGCCGGTTATGGGGTCAAGGCTACACTGTTTTGCGATAAAATTGCAGTGTCCACAGCCTATACTTCGTATGATATTGCCGATCACTGGAGCCGGGCGCCACGGTATGGCTTTTTAAGCGATTTTCGGACAGAAGAATCCGGAGATTTCCGTGACGTCGAAAGTATGAACAAATTCCACTTGAATGTCATACAGTTCTACGATTGGATGTATCGCCATGATGATCTTGTTCCGAAACAGGACGAATTTATCGATCCCATGGGCCGGACGATGTCCTATAAAGTTGTGCGTGAAAAAGTATCAGCCGTGCACGATAAAGGGATGGCAGCCATGGCCTATGGGGCTGTATACGCGAGTCTAAAAGATTTTTTGCAGACACGGCCGGAATGGGGACTTTATAACCGCCGGGGAGAGCCGTTTCAACTAATAGACTTATTCTATATTATGGACATTACACCGGATTCGCCTTGGACCGATCATATTGTTGAACAGTTCCGTCAGGCTGTAATCGCCGGATTCGACGGGATTCATATGGATCAATACGGTTTTCCCAAGAAAGCAATACGTAGGGTCGGAGGAAGAGAAGAAATGTTGGATCTGGCGGAATGCTACCCGGCGCTTATTGACCGAGCCAGCTCAGCAGTGAAGGAAATTAAAGCCGGAGCCGGGGTCATATTCAATAATGTAGGCAATTATCCTATAAGCAAGACTGCCTCGTCGGATCAGGAGGCACTTTATATTGAAGTGTGGCCGCCTGTAGTCCGGTTGCGTGAGCTTAAAGGACTGATCGATAATGCAAGATCATTGGACCCGGACAAGCCGATCATCCTTTCCGCCTATCTGCCCTCCTTCTACCCGAAGGCCGGTAATGACAAGGAATGGGCCGAGAATGGCGCGCTGTTAACCATAGCATCTATATTTGCAAGCGGTGGATATCACCTCTTATTGGGTGAGAACAATGGGCTGCTGACAATGCCCTACTACCCCGATTATGCAGTGATGCGGACTGAATTTGCCGTTGAGGTCAGACGTTACTATGATTTCATAGTACGGTTCGGCACGCTTATACACAATGCACAGTTGGAAGATGTGTCTTATACCTATACAGCAGGGGTAAATACCGAAATCACCTTCGAAGGCAGTGTGCCTTTTGCGCCAAATGGAGATATTGATTCCGTGTGGACCATCATCAAGCGGATGCCAGGTTACCAGATATTGCAGCTCATTAACCTAGTCGGACTTGAGGATGATTATTGGGAGCACGGCAAGAAACAGCGGCCTGAACCTCAAACTGGAGTGGTTTGCAATTTGCTGATTGAACAGCCGATTGAGTGCATCTACACAGCCAGCCCGGATGACGGTAACCAAGAAGTATGTTTCTTGGATTACGAGGTTGTTCCTCACGGACAAGGACTGGCAGCCAGATTTACTTTGCCCTCTCTGAGAGTGTGGACCATGGTTGTAGTGAAATTTAGTGAAGTATAA
- a CDS encoding YczE/YyaS/YitT family protein: protein MKGYMNRVDTKRLIIMVFGNVFLGMGISIFKLSGMGNDPFSGMVMALAESSGIAYANFLILLNLVLFGIEFITGRKYIGAGTFVNAILLGYIATFFHSTWLNLWGEPQLFWQRVVIVAIGVVVCSFGVSMYQTSDVGIAPYDSLSLIMRDNFPKISYFWHRMFTDALCALICFLAGGIIGLGTLVSVFGLGPIIHFFDVNFTRKLLAKKGSKGE, encoded by the coding sequence ATGAAGGGGTATATGAATAGAGTAGACACCAAACGATTGATCATTATGGTTTTCGGCAATGTATTCTTGGGCATGGGAATCAGTATTTTTAAGCTGTCCGGCATGGGGAATGATCCCTTTAGCGGCATGGTGATGGCACTTGCAGAGTCCAGCGGTATCGCATATGCAAATTTTCTAATCTTACTGAACCTTGTCTTGTTTGGAATAGAATTTATCACAGGACGAAAGTATATCGGAGCCGGAACTTTTGTAAATGCAATTTTGCTGGGCTACATAGCTACTTTCTTTCATAGTACCTGGCTAAATTTGTGGGGCGAACCTCAGCTGTTTTGGCAGCGGGTGGTCATCGTGGCGATTGGTGTGGTGGTATGCAGTTTTGGGGTATCCATGTATCAGACCTCGGATGTGGGAATAGCCCCCTATGACAGCCTGTCCCTGATTATGAGGGATAACTTTCCGAAAATCTCTTATTTTTGGCACCGGATGTTTACGGATGCTCTTTGTGCTTTGATCTGCTTCCTGGCAGGAGGCATCATAGGTTTGGGAACACTGGTGTCTGTATTCGGTCTGGGACCCATCATTCATTTTTTTGACGTGAATTTTACGAGGAAGCTTCTGGCAAAAAAAGGGTCTAAAGGCGAATAA
- a CDS encoding ABC transporter permease — MASEKVFITQPGISQPNTKWRHFWKYRALIILAMPGILLMLINNYLPMFGIFLAFKDLNYTDGIWKSKWIGLDNFKFLFASNDAWLIIKNTLLYNISFLLINTILAVMLALLLNEVKNKFASKFFQSTVILPNFISMVIVGYIVYGFLNPELGFINKFILEPFGIDPKNWYAEAQHWPYILTIVNTWKNVGYAAVVYLAAIVGIDSEYYEAAVIDGASRWKQMTKITIPLIAPIIIIMTLLAIGRIFNADFGLFYQATMASGMIKETTEVIDTYVYSALMVTGDTGLASSAGLLQSVVGFTLVVTVNLIVRKFSRENALF, encoded by the coding sequence ATGGCTTCGGAAAAAGTATTCATAACCCAACCCGGCATCTCACAGCCCAATACAAAATGGAGGCACTTCTGGAAGTACAGGGCATTAATTATTCTGGCGATGCCGGGAATACTGCTGATGTTAATCAATAACTATCTGCCGATGTTTGGTATTTTTTTGGCCTTCAAGGACCTGAATTATACAGACGGAATATGGAAAAGCAAGTGGATTGGACTGGACAACTTTAAGTTTTTGTTTGCTTCGAACGACGCTTGGCTGATCATTAAGAATACATTGCTGTACAACATTAGCTTTTTGCTGATCAATACGATATTGGCTGTAATGCTGGCTCTTCTCCTTAACGAGGTTAAAAATAAATTTGCCTCCAAATTCTTTCAGAGCACTGTGATCTTGCCCAATTTTATTTCCATGGTCATTGTCGGCTACATCGTTTATGGATTTTTGAATCCGGAACTGGGGTTCATCAATAAATTTATTTTGGAGCCCTTCGGTATTGATCCTAAAAATTGGTACGCGGAAGCGCAGCATTGGCCATATATTTTGACCATTGTCAACACATGGAAGAATGTCGGTTACGCGGCCGTGGTCTATCTGGCAGCCATTGTTGGGATAGACTCTGAATATTATGAAGCTGCTGTCATTGATGGAGCCAGCCGCTGGAAGCAAATGACGAAAATTACGATTCCTCTAATTGCCCCGATCATTATTATCATGACATTGCTGGCGATTGGCCGGATTTTTAACGCCGATTTCGGTCTGTTTTATCAGGCGACAATGGCATCCGGTATGATCAAAGAGACCACAGAAGTTATTGATACCTATGTGTACAGTGCACTAATGGTCACCGGCGATACGGGACTCGCCTCCTCGGCAGGGCTGTTGCAATCCGTTGTTGGCTTTACACTCGTCGTGACTGTCAACCTGATTGTTCGTAAATTCAGCAGAGAAAATGCTCTATTTTAA
- a CDS encoding glycoside hydrolase family 13 protein, with amino-acid sequence MNNTKWWQTAVIYQIYPRSFQDSDGDGIGDLRGIINRLDYLEQLGITAIWLSPVYKSPNDDNGYDISNYQEIMSEFGTMEDMDELIERAKLRNIRIIMDLVVNHTSDEHPWFIEARKGKDNPYRNYYIWRDPVNGGVPNSLRSTFSGSAWEFDEASGQYYLHLFSRRQPDLNWENSKVRQEVWDMMNFWLDKGVGGFRMDVIDLVGKIPDQEITGNGPKLHEYLQDMNRETFGKHDVLTVGETWGATPEVAKLYSDPDRNELSMVFQFEHIGLDQQDGGEKWDLKPLDVSELKQVLAKWQTELGNAGWNSLFWNNHDLPRIVSRWGDDKQYRVQSSKMFAILLHLMKGTPYIYQGEEIGMTNYPIQEISEAQDIETINMYQERIAEGYAKEDIIHSINVKGRDNARTPVQWDHSPNGGFTTGEPWLHVNPNYKEINMEANLKDPDSVFHCYRKLIELRKNNPIVVWGDFELLTRVPDQVFMYFRRYEGETWLVTANFSREATTLELPETGQAGEFIIGNYTRDDVDFKQLQLQPYEAFAVKLA; translated from the coding sequence ATGAACAATACAAAATGGTGGCAGACAGCTGTTATTTACCAGATTTATCCCAGGAGTTTTCAAGACAGCGACGGGGATGGGATCGGCGATCTCCGGGGGATTATCAACAGACTAGACTATCTCGAGCAGCTGGGCATCACCGCAATATGGCTTAGTCCTGTATACAAGTCTCCCAATGACGATAACGGATATGATATCAGCAATTACCAGGAGATTATGAGCGAATTCGGCACGATGGAGGACATGGATGAATTAATTGAAAGAGCCAAGCTTCGCAACATTCGGATTATTATGGATCTGGTCGTCAATCACACCTCGGATGAGCATCCATGGTTCATTGAAGCCCGCAAGGGAAAAGACAATCCGTATCGGAACTATTATATCTGGCGCGATCCGGTAAACGGCGGAGTTCCCAATTCCTTGCGTTCAACATTCAGCGGGTCGGCTTGGGAGTTCGACGAAGCAAGCGGCCAGTATTATCTGCACTTGTTCAGCCGCAGACAGCCGGACCTGAACTGGGAGAACAGTAAAGTCCGGCAAGAGGTATGGGACATGATGAATTTCTGGCTGGACAAAGGCGTCGGCGGATTCCGTATGGATGTGATTGATCTGGTCGGCAAAATACCGGATCAGGAGATTACAGGAAATGGTCCGAAGCTTCATGAATATCTGCAGGATATGAACCGTGAGACGTTCGGAAAGCATGATGTTCTGACAGTGGGAGAGACATGGGGCGCGACTCCGGAAGTGGCCAAGCTCTATTCCGATCCGGACCGGAACGAGCTTTCGATGGTATTCCAGTTTGAACATATTGGTCTGGACCAACAGGACGGGGGAGAAAAGTGGGATTTGAAGCCCCTGGACGTAAGTGAATTAAAGCAGGTATTGGCAAAATGGCAAACCGAACTGGGGAACGCGGGCTGGAACAGTCTGTTCTGGAACAATCATGATTTGCCGAGAATCGTATCCCGTTGGGGCGATGACAAGCAATACCGTGTACAAAGCTCCAAAATGTTCGCCATTCTTCTGCATTTGATGAAGGGCACGCCTTACATCTATCAAGGCGAAGAAATCGGAATGACCAATTATCCGATTCAAGAGATCAGCGAAGCGCAGGATATTGAGACCATCAATATGTATCAGGAACGGATTGCAGAGGGGTATGCCAAGGAAGATATTATCCATTCCATTAATGTAAAGGGAAGAGATAATGCCCGAACCCCGGTACAATGGGATCATTCCCCTAACGGAGGATTTACAACCGGAGAGCCATGGCTGCATGTAAATCCAAATTATAAGGAAATAAATATGGAAGCAAATCTGAAAGATCCAGATTCGGTTTTTCACTGCTACCGTAAGCTGATTGAGCTGCGGAAGAACAACCCAATCGTTGTATGGGGCGATTTTGAACTGCTGACCCGCGTACCGGATCAAGTGTTCATGTATTTCCGCCGGTATGAAGGGGAGACCTGGCTGGTAACGGCCAATTTTAGCAGGGAAGCCACCACACTTGAATTACCGGAAACGGGTCAGGCCGGGGAATTCATCATTGGCAACTATACCAGAGATGACGTGGACTTTAAGCAATTACAATTACAGCCTTACGAAGCGTTTGCCGTCAAACTCGCGTAG
- a CDS encoding response regulator, producing the protein MRLLIVDDEQFAVEGILYCCDWKEFGVEEVLTANRADRARDIVNDKKIDLLICDIEMPDEDGLSLVGWVREHSPWTESIFLTCHSEFSYAKKAVNLGSFDYLLKPVDSAELLSAVSGMIAAIREKEEYESYNKMYHKYLNLWQQEKPKRVERFWQDLLSRSILSFGDFFERELAGAGVGLTTGDLVLPILISIEEWNKPLNPRDQEIMEYAVKKAAEEFFTEEQQGEAVTDKSGVLFILLYAKGKEEGGRAAETLKIQKLTAMGKRFIKACLGVVL; encoded by the coding sequence ATGCGATTATTAATTGTAGATGATGAACAGTTCGCTGTAGAGGGGATTCTCTATTGCTGCGACTGGAAGGAGTTTGGGGTAGAAGAGGTCTTGACGGCTAATAGGGCAGACCGGGCCAGGGATATTGTAAATGATAAAAAAATAGATTTGCTGATTTGCGATATTGAGATGCCCGATGAAGATGGGCTTTCGCTGGTTGGCTGGGTGAGGGAGCACTCTCCCTGGACGGAATCGATATTTTTGACCTGTCATTCCGAATTTTCCTACGCTAAAAAGGCAGTTAACCTCGGAAGTTTTGATTACCTGCTGAAGCCTGTTGACTCAGCTGAACTGTTGTCTGCCGTATCAGGTATGATTGCAGCCATCCGCGAGAAGGAAGAGTATGAGTCTTACAATAAAATGTACCATAAGTATCTAAATTTGTGGCAACAAGAAAAGCCGAAGCGTGTGGAGCGTTTCTGGCAGGACCTGTTGTCACGCAGCATCCTGTCCTTCGGGGACTTTTTTGAACGGGAGCTGGCAGGCGCTGGCGTGGGGTTAACCACTGGAGATTTGGTGCTTCCCATTCTAATCAGCATTGAGGAGTGGAACAAACCCTTAAATCCGCGTGACCAGGAAATCATGGAATATGCTGTGAAGAAAGCTGCGGAGGAATTTTTTACAGAAGAGCAACAAGGCGAGGCAGTCACAGACAAAAGCGGGGTTTTGTTCATTCTGCTGTACGCCAAAGGGAAGGAAGAGGGAGGACGGGCGGCTGAGACGCTTAAAATTCAGAAGCTCACTGCCATGGGAAAACGTTTTATCAAGGCATGCCTAGGAGTTGTTCTATAG
- a CDS encoding helix-turn-helix domain-containing protein: MCESLKIMERDNISRTQSVLLYLPQDQILLSPNLDDIRLDDLISYMLSGKRESAVRFIHNLTEKLETNPCFQGRNLDALHQDTMQIIYHFLQVRGINAGSIVLFTDWTTARIRGLLQYRHWAEGIVSAVMETEFERQEKGSVIERSIRYIQQNVEEEISRASVADYVGLNPTYLSRLFKKETGQNLIDFLISVKMNRTRELLDTTDMSVSSIAQQVGYSNFSHFTKMFRKQFDVNPQEYRKVTKRLD, from the coding sequence ATGTGCGAAAGCTTAAAGATTATGGAGCGTGACAATATCTCAAGGACACAATCGGTGCTCTTATACTTGCCGCAAGACCAGATATTACTGTCACCTAATTTAGATGACATCCGGCTCGATGACCTGATCTCTTATATGCTAAGCGGAAAGCGTGAGTCTGCTGTCCGCTTTATTCATAACCTGACAGAGAAATTGGAAACCAATCCTTGCTTTCAGGGAAGAAATCTGGACGCATTGCATCAGGATACAATGCAGATTATATACCACTTCCTGCAGGTAAGAGGAATCAATGCAGGAAGTATTGTCCTGTTTACCGACTGGACAACCGCCCGTATACGGGGCCTTCTTCAGTACAGGCATTGGGCAGAGGGAATCGTCTCAGCCGTCATGGAAACGGAATTCGAGCGGCAGGAAAAGGGTAGCGTGATTGAACGATCCATTCGATACATCCAACAAAATGTAGAGGAAGAGATCTCTAGAGCGAGTGTCGCTGATTATGTGGGATTGAACCCAACCTATCTTTCCAGGCTGTTTAAAAAAGAGACAGGCCAAAACCTTATTGATTTCCTGATTTCGGTGAAGATGAACCGTACCCGCGAACTTTTGGACACAACGGATATGTCGGTCAGTTCGATAGCGCAACAGGTTGGGTACAGTAATTTTTCGCATTTCACTAAAATGTTCCGCAAGCAGTTCGACGTTAATCCTCAGGAATATCGCAAGGTCACAAAACGATTAGACTGA
- a CDS encoding sensor histidine kinase yields the protein MKNRKNSLGVRLIQLFAAITVPLLSVLFAGGYYAKENVLAQVSRSYQNLVNSNLKMMESSLEDITINLVDIVDHDVNFLQFNRPGLTDSEYYFARMGIMQRNQAYQAYYHSVDMFYLYSSVNDTLTLSNVLGTTEDYMDKVRTWITNRVHDEDQLEPLKYKWTIVKIAGDYYLNRTVGNNLGNPSYIGALIRIDSMRSPLGNLNLQSGGDVLIVDNEGNIITSPSETMGYGFKLPREKLNRNSSFSFSHDGVKLFVVSSQSAALGINLSVVIPDSELLQGLNIFQMIVNVLPFFVLIILLVYLYYFRRMVIRPILDLLGGIHRIRKGSMETQLPSSNLLEFQALNQAFNSMVVEIQDLKIDVYEERLNAQKAELKHLQMQINPHFFLNTLNIIFQLADLKRYELVKKTVRHLVQYFRFMLQVKDNSITLEQELEHLRNYLEIQKMRYQQSFDFQIAVDEEISGASIPSLIIQPFVENAMLHGISLKTETFNLRISAVQSEEEADIMIIEISDNGKGCSARKLQELNSPDYTPGTEDGHIGIWNVKKRLAMRYQEKADIYFSENEPTGFRVRLILPVEYAEGER from the coding sequence ATGAAAAACAGGAAAAACTCACTGGGTGTAAGGCTTATTCAACTGTTTGCCGCTATAACTGTTCCGCTTCTCTCCGTGCTGTTTGCAGGAGGGTACTATGCCAAGGAAAATGTATTGGCTCAGGTATCCAGATCCTATCAGAATTTAGTGAACTCCAATCTGAAAATGATGGAGAGCAGTCTTGAGGACATTACGATTAATCTGGTGGATATTGTCGATCACGACGTGAATTTTCTTCAATTCAACCGTCCAGGGCTGACAGATTCCGAATATTATTTTGCCCGTATGGGGATTATGCAAAGAAATCAAGCCTACCAGGCATATTATCATAGCGTGGATATGTTTTACTTATACTCCAGCGTCAATGATACGTTGACACTGTCCAATGTATTAGGAACGACAGAGGATTATATGGATAAGGTACGGACCTGGATCACGAACAGGGTTCACGATGAAGATCAATTAGAACCACTCAAGTACAAATGGACAATCGTTAAGATTGCCGGGGATTACTATTTAAACCGGACAGTCGGCAATAATCTGGGCAATCCCTCCTATATTGGTGCGCTTATCCGAATCGACTCCATGCGCTCACCGCTGGGCAATCTAAACCTGCAATCCGGCGGCGATGTTCTTATCGTGGATAATGAAGGGAATATTATAACCAGTCCTTCGGAAACAATGGGCTACGGCTTCAAGCTGCCGCGTGAGAAGCTGAACCGGAATTCTTCGTTTTCTTTTTCGCATGATGGCGTGAAGCTATTCGTTGTGTCCAGCCAGTCAGCCGCCCTGGGAATCAATCTTTCGGTGGTCATTCCCGATTCAGAGCTGCTTCAGGGATTGAATATCTTCCAGATGATTGTTAATGTTCTTCCCTTTTTTGTTTTGATCATTTTGCTGGTTTACTTATATTATTTTCGCCGTATGGTCATCCGCCCGATTCTGGATTTGCTGGGAGGCATCCACCGCATTCGTAAAGGCTCTATGGAAACCCAGCTTCCTTCTTCTAACCTGTTGGAGTTTCAAGCACTGAATCAAGCGTTCAATAGCATGGTTGTGGAAATTCAAGACTTGAAAATTGATGTATACGAGGAACGGTTAAACGCACAAAAGGCAGAATTGAAGCATTTGCAAATGCAAATTAATCCGCATTTTTTTCTGAACACGCTCAATATCATTTTTCAGCTTGCCGACCTGAAACGTTATGAACTGGTAAAAAAGACAGTACGCCATCTGGTGCAGTATTTCCGTTTTATGCTTCAGGTCAAGGATAACAGCATTACTTTGGAACAAGAACTGGAACATCTCCGCAATTATCTCGAAATTCAAAAAATGCGTTACCAGCAATCGTTTGATTTTCAGATTGCCGTGGATGAAGAGATTAGCGGCGCCTCTATACCTTCCTTGATTATTCAGCCCTTTGTAGAAAATGCCATGCTTCACGGTATAAGTCTGAAAACAGAGACATTCAATCTCCGGATCTCGGCAGTCCAATCTGAAGAAGAGGCCGATATTATGATCATTGAAATCTCGGATAACGGAAAAGGCTGCAGTGCCCGGAAACTACAGGAATTAAATTCACCGGATTACACACCCGGAACGGAGGACGGGCATATTGGCATCTGGAATGTAAAAAAAAGGTTGGCTATGCGTTATCAGGAGAAAGCTGACATTTACTTCAGCGAAAATGAGCCGACCGGATTCCGTGTGCGTCTGATTTTACCCGTTGAATATGCAGAAGGAGAACGATAA
- a CDS encoding ABC transporter substrate-binding protein, giving the protein MKWLKKSSAVLASLMLASVVAAGCGGNNASDSPAGSAQPDGAASSELKPYEVMMVFPDAPQKDNQLVQDAMNDYLKKTYPELNMTVKLNPIDWGAWSDKTNLMMASGDKMDLLFAADWLGFQQQVTKGGLLPLDDLLAKYGPDIEAVEKDYHEPAKRGGKLYGIHTHQELGGAQGVYLNKELVDKYNFDLTALKSGKVEDLEPMLKTIKENEPGITPLVAPSFPLEAYYSSTNLDSITSIAAINTVGTAPDDYTVINSFTTPRYMELAKLTNKWYKAGYINKDALTPGLDAWKKLQAGKGFAFVSDMDILADMEIGKADISPNGSIKAGREMLQIPLNIDRLQTGKMTATMYAISKSSEDPERAMMLLNLFYKDKDLLTLFNFGIEGKHYVLKDGQIALPEGQTTDSVGYYHDIMWQLGNQMLNYTRVGEDPDKYKNYEKFNEKISSNRSRIFGFVFDPEPVKNELISIDNANKTFVDGLKSGQLDPEEVVPKMLEKQKAAGADKVIAEAQKQLDAWLK; this is encoded by the coding sequence ATGAAGTGGTTAAAAAAGAGTTCTGCTGTGCTGGCATCGTTGATGTTGGCTTCAGTCGTAGCGGCCGGTTGCGGCGGAAATAACGCATCGGATTCGCCGGCGGGTTCAGCTCAGCCAGATGGAGCAGCCAGTTCGGAGTTGAAGCCTTACGAAGTCATGATGGTCTTCCCCGATGCGCCCCAAAAAGACAATCAACTGGTTCAGGATGCGATGAATGATTATCTGAAGAAGACATATCCGGAATTAAACATGACTGTCAAGCTGAATCCCATTGACTGGGGCGCTTGGAGCGATAAAACGAACCTAATGATGGCGTCCGGCGACAAAATGGATTTGCTGTTCGCGGCGGATTGGCTTGGATTCCAGCAGCAGGTTACAAAAGGGGGGCTGCTGCCGCTTGATGATTTGCTCGCCAAATACGGGCCCGATATCGAAGCTGTGGAAAAGGATTACCACGAACCGGCTAAACGCGGCGGCAAGCTTTACGGTATCCATACCCATCAGGAGCTGGGCGGTGCACAAGGGGTTTATTTGAATAAGGAGCTAGTGGACAAATATAACTTTGACCTGACTGCACTGAAGTCCGGAAAGGTCGAGGATTTGGAGCCCATGCTGAAAACGATCAAAGAAAACGAACCGGGTATTACGCCTTTAGTGGCACCTAGTTTTCCACTCGAAGCTTACTATTCGTCCACAAATCTGGACTCCATTACAAGCATCGCTGCTATTAACACTGTAGGAACAGCTCCAGATGATTATACTGTTATCAATTCCTTCACTACTCCCCGGTATATGGAGCTTGCCAAGTTGACTAACAAGTGGTACAAGGCAGGATATATAAACAAGGATGCACTGACACCCGGTTTGGATGCCTGGAAAAAATTGCAGGCCGGCAAAGGATTTGCATTTGTCAGCGATATGGATATTCTGGCTGATATGGAGATCGGAAAAGCTGACATCTCGCCGAATGGTTCGATTAAAGCGGGCCGTGAGATGCTGCAGATTCCTCTAAATATTGACCGTTTGCAAACCGGAAAAATGACAGCTACTATGTATGCGATTTCGAAAAGCTCTGAAGATCCTGAACGTGCCATGATGCTGCTTAACCTCTTCTATAAAGACAAGGATTTGCTGACCCTCTTTAACTTCGGAATCGAAGGGAAACATTATGTGCTTAAGGATGGCCAAATTGCACTGCCGGAAGGTCAAACTACGGATAGCGTCGGCTATTATCATGATATTATGTGGCAATTGGGCAATCAGATGCTTAACTACACCCGTGTAGGGGAAGATCCGGATAAATACAAGAACTATGAGAAATTCAACGAAAAAATTTCCTCCAACCGTTCCCGTATTTTTGGATTTGTCTTCGATCCGGAGCCTGTAAAGAATGAGCTGATCTCGATCGACAATGCCAACAAAACATTTGTGGACGGACTAAAGTCCGGTCAATTGGACCCGGAAGAGGTTGTTCCTAAGATGTTGGAGAAACAAAAAGCAGCAGGAGCTGACAAAGTAATCGCTGAAGCGCAAAAACAGCTTGATGCTTGGCTTAAATAA